In Lates calcarifer isolate ASB-BC8 linkage group LG21, TLL_Latcal_v3, whole genome shotgun sequence, a single window of DNA contains:
- the LOC108900898 gene encoding extracellular calcium-sensing receptor-like, giving the protein MGWISIILLTLLARIKSENQTCKVIGQTGFMEFSKEGDLIIGGVFSITSTRKLIDNGYQAVPHSYCKKWNDRELKFARTVIFTVEEINRDTKLLHGVSLGYRLYNGCGSENLIRAAVEAVNGEDSKGCSGQVQAVLGHSSSGVSEDINLILSSLSIPQVSYLSTCACLSNKKRYPTFFRTVPSDRFQVIGLVQLMKHFDWRWVGIIYSPGLYSEEGTSEFVKEAEKEGVCVEYRLPYSKIYENYFNTIVQTLRESSSKVVLLFLSLSYTKSFLSEIENYNITGKQWVGSESWITQADLASVERKNILQGAIGFALPQASIPGLGEFLLSLKPSDEPQSAIIKAIWETFFDCSFSPSNTSTMCTGTEDLRTVSSDYTDVAYFRAENNVYKAVYLVAYALHALLQCQNGSNPTTGKPCVTKDDVQPKLVLEHIKNVNFTTQSGAKVSFDENGDSVAQYDLVNWQIREDGSVEIVNVGQYDTSVPEGQQLTLKTNTEIVWGGNNNEVPRSVCREPCPPGTRKAINKRRPVCCFDCFVCPEGTISNQTNSPECLFCLPEFWPNEKKDQCLPKPTEYLSYKEIMGALLTGFGCVGVFLSLLTSIIFLTHKDTPIVRANNSELSFLLLFSLKLCFLCSLTFIGRPSEWSCMLRHTAFGITFVLCISCVLGKTIVVLMAFRATLPGSNVMKWFGPMQQRLSVLTFTLIQVVICILWLTINPPFPKMNMMYYKDKIILECALGSAVGFWAVLGYIGLLALLCFILAFLARKLPDSFNEAKLITFSMLIFCAVWIAFIPAYVSSPGKFTVAVEIFAILASSFGLLVCIFVPKCYIIIFRPDQNSKKHLMGKIPPRTL; this is encoded by the exons ATGGGTTGGATCAGTATAATCTTACTCACACTTTTGGCAAGGATAAAGTCAGAAAACCAAACATGCAAAGTGATTGGGCAGACAGGATTCATGGAATTTTCTAAAGAAGGTGATCTTATTATAGGAGGAGTTTTCTCTATAACTAGTACACGCAAATTGATAGATAATGGCTACCAGGCAGTTCCCCATTCATACTGCAAAAA GTGGAATGACAGAGAACTGAAGTTTGCCAGGACAGTGATTTTTACTGTGGAGGAGATCAACAGAGATACTAAACTCCTTCATGGAGTGAGTCTGGGCTACAGGCTGTACAATGGCTGTGGGAGTGAAAACCTGATTCGAGCAGCTGTAGAAGCCGTAAATGGAGAGGATTCAAAGGGCTGCAGTGGTCAGGTACAAGCTGTCTTAGGCCATTCATCCTCTGGAGTGAGTGAAGACATAAACCTCATATTAAGCTCACTGTCCATTCCACAG gTGAGCTACCTCTCTACCTGTGCTTGTTTGAGTAACAAAAAACGATACCCCACGTTCTTCAGAACCGTACCAAGTGACCGCTTCCAAGTCATCGGACTGGTGCAGTTAATGAAACACTTTGACTGGCGCTGGGTAGGGATTATTTATTCTCCAGGCTTGTACTCAGAGGAAGGTACAAGTGAATTTGTTaaggaagcagagaaagagggcGTGTGTGTTGAATACAGATTGCCTTACTCAAAGATATATGAAAACTATTTTAATACTATTGTACAGACACTGAGGGAGTCCTCGTCAAAGGTggtcctgttgtttttgtccttgtcTTATACCAAATCATTCTTGTCAGAAATAGAGAATTATAACATAACAGGAAAGCAGTGGGTTGGCAGTGAGTCTTGGATCACACAAGCAGACCTGGCTTCTGTTGAGAGAAAGAATATTTTACAGGGGGCAATAGGCTTTGCCCTCCCTCAGGCATCCATACCAGGTCTTGGTGAATTCTTACTCAGCTTGAAACCTTCTGATGAGCCACAGAGTGCTATTATTAAAGCTATCTGGGAGACGTTCTTTGACTGCAGCTTCTCTCCATCAAATACCTCTACTATGTGTACTGGCACAGAGGATCTGAGGACAGTGTCCAGTGACTACACAGATGTGGCATATTTCAGGGCTGAGAATAATGTGTACAAAGCTGTGTACTTGGTGGCATATGCCCTTCATGCACTATTGCAATGTCAAAATGGCTCGAATCCCACCACGGGAAAGCCCTGTGTGACCAAGGATGATGTTCAGCCTAAGCTA GTGTTGGAGCACATTAAGAATGTGAACTTCACAACACAGAGTGGGGCCAAGGTTTCTTTTGATGAAAATGGTGACTCCGTTGCCCAGTATGACTTAGTTAACTGGCAAATAAGAGAAGATGGTTCTGTTGAGATTGTAAATGTTGGTCAATATGATACCTCTGTTCCAGAGGGGCAACAACTCACACTAAAAACCAACACCGAAATAGTTTGGGGAGGAAATAATAATGAG GTGCCAAGGTCTGTCTGCAGAGAACCGTGCCCACCAGGGACTCGAAAGGCGATAAACAAGCGTAGGCCTGTGTGCTGCTTTGATTGCTTTGTGTGCCCTGAAGGGACAATTAGTAATCAGACAA ATTCTCCAGAATGTTTGTTCTGTCTGCCTGAATTTTGgccaaatgaaaagaaagaccAATGTCTTCCAAAACCCACTGAATACCTTTCCTACAAAGAGATCATGGGGGCACTTTTAACTGGATTTGGCTGTGTTGGTGTATTTTTATCTCTTCTGACATCGATCATTTTTTTGACTCATAAAGACACCCCCATTGTCAGGGCCAACaactctgagctgagcttcctgctgctcttctcattaaaactgtgtttcctgtgctcTCTGACCTTCATCGGCCGGCCCTCTGAGTGGTCCTGCATGCTGCGACACACAGCGTTCGGCATCACCTTTGTCCTCTGTATCTCTTGTGTTCTGGGGAAAACTATAGTGGTGTTAATGGCCTTCAGGGCTACACTTCCAGGTAGTAATGTGATGAAATGGTTTGGTCCTATGCAGCAGAGACTCAGTGTTCTGACCTTCACTCTCATACAGGTTGTGATTTGTATACTTTGGCTGACAATCAACCCTCCTTTCCCCAAAATGAACATGATGTActataaagacaaaataatcttaGAGTGTGCCCTTGGTTCAGCTGTTGGATTCTGGGCTGTGCTGGGTTATATTGGACTTCTTGCTCTCTTGTGTTTTATACTTGCATTTCTTGCCAGGAAGCTACCAGACAGCTTTAATGAAGCCAAACTGATCACTTTCAGCATGTTGATATTCTGTGCAGTCTGGATCGCGTTTATCCCAGCATATGTCAGCTCCCCTGGCAAATTCACTGTAGCTGTGGAGATATTTGCTATCCTGGCTTCCAGTTTTGGTTTGCTGGTGTGCATTTTTGTTCCAAAATGCTATATTATTATCTTCAGGCCAGACCAAAactcaaaaaaacatttgatggGAAAAATACCACCAAGAACTCTTTAA